Proteins encoded within one genomic window of Guyparkeria hydrothermalis:
- a CDS encoding type IV pilus assembly protein FimV — translation MRKLSLVIAGILGAGSPLISQAATLGQAQVQSYLSERLEVRVPLMRSSDEPLDEITVQLAPPSFYREAGVPLANLTGNLTFAIESERGQDYVLIGSKRPIRDPIMSILLQVQSPQGRMIREYNLLLDPPSVASSATEETQSGSSQPATRRETSRPARAPAVSTGWQRVEPAENVELDATHKVEHGDTLSEIARDFVGEGEDIRPMMQAIIDANPQAFANGNGNALLAGAELKVPSSTETSDGTAGEASVAADEQRPALELLSPQDQGQGTATTLGGFGNLSRDNPLSAVSVVDSQPETTAATDAEAALDEEELESVKAENEALTEQLQALKEEIDSVKVEIDERDARIADLKDVVNDARQQAEQAEATQNNFWVQWGMYLTGAMGLLILALLIALGLRRARQDEEPAVSMPTTADVNNEPVADKAVAEHDTARVGTASAVAGGAAAGAFAAGGYDETETSESAGVESDANDPMNPEMALEEARVLESFNLTHQALELLQESLAEHPGHAGLQAAIARLNGIEQDEAGSGDVDGDAGTPDEETVSEGTETVAWDSEPENDEPGASWQADAEERTETATEPAGEISWDDDFDDMLATPETEAAPTTDENLMEFDDSFALETPAEPENAGGEEPSEESESTDETLLDLPESETSSDDQEEGARATSDDEPEALDLDLSGYEPEAASNSEATVDTTEDTGLELDMTPEPEEDAETEPSASASDSAAESEADIDTRVSLAEAFLDVGDRESFEMIEAELREEGAQSALERLDELKQRYET, via the coding sequence ATGCGGAAGTTGAGTTTGGTGATTGCGGGCATCCTCGGTGCTGGGAGCCCGTTGATCAGCCAGGCCGCCACGCTGGGCCAAGCCCAGGTGCAGTCGTATTTGAGCGAACGCTTGGAGGTTCGCGTCCCCCTCATGCGGTCGAGTGACGAGCCTCTGGACGAAATTACCGTCCAGCTCGCGCCACCGTCGTTCTATCGCGAGGCCGGCGTTCCGCTGGCAAACCTGACCGGAAACCTCACGTTCGCGATCGAGTCGGAGCGTGGCCAGGATTATGTCCTGATCGGGTCCAAGCGCCCGATCCGCGACCCGATCATGAGCATTTTGCTGCAGGTCCAGTCGCCGCAGGGGCGCATGATCCGCGAGTACAACCTCCTGCTCGACCCGCCGTCCGTCGCCTCGTCGGCAACCGAGGAAACACAATCGGGCTCGAGCCAGCCGGCCACTCGCCGCGAGACGAGCCGTCCGGCTCGGGCTCCGGCGGTTTCGACCGGCTGGCAGCGTGTCGAGCCGGCAGAGAATGTCGAACTCGATGCCACTCACAAGGTTGAGCATGGTGACACGCTCTCCGAGATCGCGCGTGACTTTGTCGGTGAGGGTGAGGATATCCGGCCGATGATGCAGGCCATTATCGACGCTAACCCGCAAGCGTTTGCCAATGGCAATGGTAATGCGCTGTTGGCCGGCGCAGAGCTCAAGGTGCCGTCGAGCACGGAAACGAGCGACGGCACTGCGGGTGAGGCGTCCGTCGCCGCTGATGAGCAGCGTCCGGCGCTCGAGCTGTTGAGTCCGCAGGATCAGGGGCAGGGCACTGCAACCACCTTGGGTGGCTTCGGCAATCTGTCGCGGGACAACCCGCTCTCGGCAGTTTCCGTCGTTGATTCCCAGCCCGAGACAACTGCAGCCACCGATGCCGAAGCCGCGCTCGACGAGGAGGAGTTGGAGTCGGTCAAGGCCGAGAACGAAGCCCTGACCGAGCAACTGCAGGCTCTCAAGGAGGAGATCGATTCGGTAAAGGTCGAGATCGACGAGCGTGATGCCCGCATTGCCGACCTCAAGGACGTGGTGAATGACGCCCGTCAGCAGGCTGAACAGGCCGAAGCCACCCAAAACAACTTCTGGGTCCAGTGGGGCATGTACCTGACCGGCGCAATGGGGCTGCTGATTCTGGCCCTCCTGATTGCGCTCGGCTTGCGCCGTGCCCGTCAGGACGAGGAACCCGCGGTTTCGATGCCGACCACGGCCGATGTCAACAACGAACCGGTGGCCGACAAGGCGGTTGCGGAGCACGACACCGCTCGTGTCGGGACGGCATCAGCGGTTGCCGGTGGGGCAGCGGCAGGCGCATTTGCCGCCGGCGGTTATGACGAGACCGAAACGAGTGAGTCGGCCGGGGTGGAATCGGATGCTAACGATCCGATGAATCCGGAGATGGCCCTCGAGGAGGCACGGGTACTCGAATCGTTCAATCTCACGCACCAGGCGCTGGAACTGCTTCAGGAAAGCCTCGCGGAGCATCCGGGGCATGCAGGCCTTCAGGCGGCGATCGCTCGGCTCAACGGCATCGAACAGGATGAAGCCGGCAGCGGTGACGTCGACGGGGACGCTGGCACGCCAGACGAGGAAACGGTGAGCGAAGGCACCGAGACTGTCGCCTGGGACAGCGAGCCGGAAAACGATGAGCCGGGCGCCAGTTGGCAGGCAGATGCCGAGGAGCGGACCGAAACTGCCACGGAACCGGCGGGCGAGATTTCGTGGGACGATGATTTCGACGACATGCTCGCGACCCCGGAGACTGAGGCCGCGCCGACGACGGACGAGAACCTTATGGAGTTCGACGATTCGTTCGCCCTGGAAACGCCAGCCGAGCCGGAGAACGCGGGCGGCGAGGAACCCTCGGAGGAATCGGAGTCGACCGACGAAACGTTACTTGACCTGCCCGAGAGCGAAACGTCATCGGACGATCAGGAGGAGGGCGCGCGCGCCACGTCTGACGATGAACCGGAAGCGCTGGACCTGGACCTGTCCGGATACGAGCCGGAAGCAGCCTCGAACTCGGAGGCCACGGTGGACACCACTGAGGACACCGGTCTCGAGCTGGACATGACGCCGGAGCCTGAGGAAGACGCGGAGACCGAGCCGAGTGCCAGCGCTTCCGACTCGGCGGCTGAGAGCGAAGCGGACATCGATACTCGCGTGAGCCTGGCCGAGGCGTTCCTGGATGTCGGTGACCGAGAGAGCTTCGAGATGATCGAGGCCGAGCTGCGGGAGGAGGGCGCCCAATCCGCGCTGGAGCGTCTGGACGAGCTGAAGCAGCGTTACGAGACCTGA
- a CDS encoding aspartate-semialdehyde dehydrogenase, with protein MSKTVDVAVVGATGAVGETMLSILAERNFPVGKVYALASERSAGKKVAFGNSYLTVEDLATFDFSKVQVGLFSPGGAISREYAPKAAAAGCVVIDNTSEFRYDDDVPLIVPEVNAHAIAGYTQRNIIANPNCSTIQMLVALKPIYDSVGIERINVATYQAVSGSGKEAIEELATQSARKLNGQDADAVVYPKQIAFNALPQIDVFQDNGYTKEEMKMVWETKKIFEDESILVNPTAVRVPVFFGHSEAVHIETRDKITAEQAWELFKKADGIEVLDTRSDGGYPTAVTEGAGHDPVYVGRIREDISHERGLNLWVVADNVRKGAALNSVQIAECLVRDHL; from the coding sequence ATGAGCAAGACGGTCGACGTTGCTGTTGTCGGCGCCACCGGTGCCGTAGGCGAGACCATGCTGTCCATCTTGGCCGAGCGGAATTTCCCTGTCGGCAAGGTGTACGCGCTGGCATCCGAGCGCTCCGCCGGCAAGAAGGTCGCCTTCGGCAACTCGTACCTGACGGTCGAGGACCTGGCGACGTTCGATTTCTCCAAGGTCCAGGTGGGTCTGTTCTCGCCGGGCGGTGCGATCTCCCGCGAATACGCGCCCAAGGCCGCCGCGGCCGGTTGTGTCGTCATCGACAACACCTCCGAGTTTCGCTACGACGATGACGTGCCGCTGATCGTGCCGGAGGTGAACGCCCACGCGATCGCCGGGTACACCCAGCGCAACATCATCGCCAACCCAAACTGCTCGACCATCCAGATGCTGGTCGCGCTCAAGCCGATCTACGATTCTGTCGGCATCGAGCGCATCAACGTCGCAACCTATCAGGCCGTCTCCGGCTCCGGTAAGGAGGCGATCGAGGAGCTGGCCACGCAGAGTGCCCGAAAGCTCAACGGTCAGGATGCAGACGCCGTGGTTTACCCGAAGCAGATCGCCTTCAACGCGCTGCCGCAGATCGACGTCTTCCAGGACAACGGCTACACCAAGGAAGAGATGAAGATGGTCTGGGAGACCAAGAAGATCTTCGAGGACGAGTCGATCCTGGTGAACCCGACCGCCGTGCGGGTGCCGGTGTTCTTCGGGCACTCGGAAGCCGTGCATATCGAGACTCGTGACAAGATCACCGCCGAGCAGGCCTGGGAGCTGTTCAAGAAGGCGGACGGCATCGAGGTTCTCGATACCCGCAGCGACGGTGGATACCCGACGGCCGTGACCGAAGGTGCGGGTCACGATCCGGTTTACGTTGGCCGTATTCGCGAGGACATCTCGCACGAACGTGGTCTGAACCTCTGGGTTGTGGCCGACAACGTCCGTAAAGGCGCTGCACTGAACAGTGTGCAGATTGCCGAATGTCTGGTGCGTGACCATCTCTGA
- the leuB gene encoding 3-isopropylmalate dehydrogenase: protein MPGDGIGPEITEQAVNVLKAVTDGSDLELSFTDGLIGGAAYDAEGEPFPETTRKQAVEADAVLLGAVGSPQYDELDRPLRPERGLLAIRKELGLFANLRPAMLYSALADASSLKPEVVAGLDILIVRELTGGVYFGQPRGIREVDGQREGFNTMHYNEGEIERIGRVAFEAAQKRGKRLCSVDKANVLETSELWREVMNRLSAEYPDVELSHMYVDNAAMQLVRAPKQFDVIVTENLFGDILSDQASMLSGSIGMLPSASLNEKGQGLYEPSHGSAPDIAGQGVANPMATILSAAMLLRYSFGRGDLAERIENACVAVLDQGLRTPDIMQDGMRKVSTGEMGQAVVDAINA from the coding sequence CTGCCGGGCGACGGTATCGGCCCGGAAATCACCGAGCAGGCGGTCAACGTGCTCAAGGCCGTAACCGATGGCAGCGATCTCGAGCTGTCGTTTACCGACGGACTGATCGGTGGCGCTGCCTACGATGCGGAAGGCGAGCCGTTTCCCGAGACTACCCGCAAGCAGGCCGTTGAGGCGGATGCGGTGCTGCTGGGCGCTGTGGGCAGCCCGCAGTATGACGAACTCGACCGGCCGCTGCGTCCGGAGCGCGGGCTGCTGGCGATCCGTAAGGAATTGGGGCTGTTCGCCAACCTGCGCCCGGCGATGCTTTACAGCGCGCTGGCAGATGCCTCGTCGCTGAAGCCGGAGGTGGTTGCCGGGCTGGACATTCTTATCGTGCGCGAACTCACCGGCGGGGTGTACTTCGGCCAGCCGCGCGGCATTCGCGAGGTCGACGGCCAGCGCGAAGGCTTCAACACCATGCATTACAATGAGGGCGAGATCGAGCGCATCGGCCGAGTCGCCTTCGAGGCTGCGCAGAAGCGCGGCAAACGCCTATGCTCGGTCGACAAGGCCAACGTGCTGGAAACCTCCGAGTTGTGGCGCGAGGTAATGAATCGCCTGTCCGCCGAATACCCCGACGTCGAGCTGTCGCATATGTATGTCGACAACGCGGCGATGCAGCTCGTGCGCGCTCCGAAGCAGTTCGACGTGATCGTCACGGAGAACCTGTTCGGCGACATCCTCTCCGACCAGGCATCGATGCTCTCGGGCTCGATCGGCATGCTGCCGTCGGCCTCCCTGAACGAGAAGGGGCAGGGCCTCTACGAACCGAGCCACGGATCGGCCCCCGACATCGCCGGGCAGGGCGTGGCGAACCCGATGGCGACCATCCTCTCGGCGGCGATGCTGCTGCGCTACTCGTTCGGCCGCGGCGATCTCGCCGAGCGGATCGAGAATGCCTGCGTCGCGGTGCTCGATCAGGGCCTGCGCACGCCGGACATCATGCAGGACGGCATGCGCAAGGTCTCCACCGGCGAGATGGGTCAGGCGGTCGTCGACGCGATCAACGCCTGA
- the leuD gene encoding 3-isopropylmalate dehydratase small subunit codes for MQAFTTHKGIVAPLDRSNVDTDAIIPKQYLKSVKRTGFGPTAFDDWRYLDPGEPGMDHSQRRKNPDFVLNREPFDKATILLARENFGCGSSREHAVWALTDFGFRAVIAPSFADIFFNNSFKNGLLPIALKEEEVDSIFKDVAANPGLELEIDLPSQVVRAPDGTEYGFEIDSFRKHCLVEGLDDIALTLEHADKIKDYETAQMQKTPWLFNDLRGNVGG; via the coding sequence ATGCAGGCATTTACCACCCACAAGGGTATCGTCGCGCCCCTCGACCGCTCGAACGTCGATACCGACGCGATCATCCCCAAGCAGTACCTGAAGTCGGTCAAGCGCACTGGTTTCGGCCCTACGGCCTTTGACGATTGGCGCTACCTCGATCCGGGCGAGCCTGGGATGGATCACAGCCAGCGGCGCAAGAACCCGGATTTCGTCCTCAACCGCGAGCCGTTCGACAAGGCCACGATCCTGCTTGCCCGCGAGAATTTTGGCTGCGGATCCTCGCGCGAGCACGCGGTCTGGGCGCTGACCGACTTCGGCTTCCGCGCCGTGATCGCGCCGTCGTTTGCCGACATCTTCTTCAATAACAGCTTCAAGAATGGGCTGCTTCCCATTGCTCTTAAAGAGGAAGAGGTCGACTCGATCTTCAAGGACGTCGCTGCCAACCCGGGGCTTGAGCTCGAGATTGATCTGCCCAGCCAGGTAGTCAGGGCCCCGGATGGTACCGAGTACGGTTTCGAGATCGACAGTTTCCGCAAGCACTGCTTGGTCGAGGGCCTCGATGACATCGCCCTGACGCTCGAGCACGCCGACAAGATCAAGGACTACGAAACCGCTCAGATGCAGAAGACCCCGTGGCTCTTCAATGACCTGCGCGGCAACGTCGGCGGCTGA
- the leuC gene encoding 3-isopropylmalate dehydratase large subunit: MAGKTLYEKLFDAHVVHEQDDGTALLYIDRHLVHEVTSPQAFEGLRLAGRKPWRTGAMLAVPDHNVPTTNRAGGISDPVSREQVSTLDRNCQEFGVQEFPMADLRQGIVHIIGPEEGFTLPGATVVCGDSHTSTHGAIGALAFGIGTSEVEHVMATQTLLQKRTKTLQVRVEGELGPGVTAKDVVLAIIGKIGTAGGTGYAIEFAGSAIESLSIEGRMSVCNMSIEAGARAGMVAVDEKTIEYFRDKPFAPQGEMFERAAEYWRTLKSDPDAQFDKVVTLDAAAIEPQVSWGTSPEMVVPVSGRVPDPATESDPVKAEGMRNALKYMGLEANTPISDIAIDKAFIGSCTNARIEDLRAAADAIKGGHVADNVKLAMVVPGSGLVREQAEKEGLDKIFLEAGFEWREPGCSMCLAMNADRLEPAERCASTSNRNFEGRQGQGGRTHLVSPAMAAAAAIAGHFVDVRQA, translated from the coding sequence ATGGCTGGAAAGACACTTTACGAAAAGCTCTTTGATGCGCACGTGGTCCACGAACAGGACGATGGCACGGCGCTCTTGTACATCGATCGTCACCTCGTCCACGAGGTGACCAGCCCGCAGGCATTCGAAGGCCTGCGCCTGGCCGGTCGCAAGCCGTGGCGGACGGGGGCGATGCTCGCCGTGCCGGATCACAACGTACCGACCACCAATCGCGCCGGCGGCATTAGCGATCCGGTCTCGCGCGAGCAGGTCAGCACGCTCGACCGCAATTGCCAGGAATTCGGCGTGCAGGAATTCCCGATGGCCGATCTTCGCCAGGGCATCGTGCACATCATCGGTCCGGAGGAGGGCTTCACGCTCCCGGGCGCCACCGTGGTCTGCGGCGACTCGCACACCTCCACGCACGGTGCGATCGGGGCACTGGCCTTCGGCATCGGCACCTCCGAGGTCGAGCACGTCATGGCCACGCAGACGCTCCTGCAAAAACGGACCAAGACCCTTCAGGTCCGCGTCGAGGGCGAGCTTGGTCCCGGCGTGACCGCCAAGGACGTCGTGCTCGCGATCATCGGCAAGATTGGTACCGCCGGCGGTACCGGCTACGCGATCGAGTTCGCCGGCTCGGCGATCGAGTCGCTCTCGATCGAGGGGCGCATGAGCGTGTGCAACATGTCGATCGAGGCGGGCGCGCGCGCCGGCATGGTGGCCGTCGACGAGAAGACCATCGAATACTTCCGCGACAAGCCGTTCGCCCCGCAGGGCGAGATGTTCGAGCGCGCTGCCGAGTACTGGCGCACGCTCAAGTCCGACCCGGATGCGCAGTTCGACAAGGTGGTCACGCTCGATGCCGCCGCGATCGAGCCACAGGTCAGCTGGGGTACGTCTCCGGAGATGGTGGTGCCGGTGAGTGGCCGTGTGCCGGACCCGGCCACCGAGTCCGACCCGGTCAAGGCCGAGGGCATGCGCAACGCGTTGAAGTACATGGGTCTGGAGGCCAACACGCCGATCAGCGACATCGCGATCGACAAGGCGTTCATCGGCTCGTGCACCAATGCGCGTATCGAGGATCTTCGTGCCGCAGCCGATGCCATCAAGGGCGGCCACGTGGCGGACAACGTCAAGCTCGCCATGGTCGTGCCGGGCTCGGGTCTCGTGCGTGAGCAGGCCGAGAAGGAAGGTCTGGACAAGATCTTCCTCGAGGCGGGCTTCGAGTGGCGCGAGCCGGGCTGCTCGATGTGCCTGGCGATGAACGCAGACCGCCTCGAACCGGCCGAGCGTTGCGCCTCGACCTCGAACCGAAACTTCGAGGGCCGCCAGGGGCAGGGGGGACGGACGCATCTCGTCAGTCCGGCCATGGCGGCGGCCGCCGCGATTGCCGGCCATTTCGTCGACGTGCGTCAAGCGTAA
- a CDS encoding DUF2237 family protein produces MKTEGLNVLGLPLAECSADPMTGFYRDGRCLVGAEDGGVHGVCAELDDAFLAYTAAQGNELRRPIPAFDFPGLKAGDRWCVCAWRWLEAFEAGVAPPVVLASTHHEVLRVVKLRDLIEHAVDPPASGLDDGFFGF; encoded by the coding sequence ATGAAAACCGAGGGACTCAATGTGCTGGGCCTGCCGCTCGCGGAGTGCTCCGCTGACCCGATGACGGGGTTCTACCGGGACGGTCGCTGCCTCGTCGGTGCCGAAGACGGGGGCGTCCACGGTGTATGCGCGGAGCTGGATGATGCGTTCCTCGCCTACACGGCGGCCCAGGGCAACGAATTGCGAAGGCCCATCCCGGCTTTCGACTTCCCGGGGCTTAAGGCCGGAGACCGCTGGTGCGTATGTGCGTGGCGGTGGCTGGAGGCATTCGAGGCCGGTGTCGCACCGCCGGTGGTGCTTGCCTCCACGCACCACGAGGTCCTGCGGGTGGTCAAACTGCGCGATCTGATCGAGCACGCCGTGGATCCTCCGGCCTCGGGCCTGGACGACGGATTCTTTGGTTTCTGA
- a CDS encoding LysR family transcriptional regulator, with translation MGSISYGYSETFTAIRFVMNPHQLDTQQLLTFLAIAETGSFSVAAERLHVSQPAISKRLSLLEQRLGFTLFDRLGQRVVLTYRGERLLPAVREIQSCLDDIVAAAQLSDERLSGRLALSLSHYCGLQLLPGVLEEFSTRYPDVLLDLSFHDSERAIEQVAVGDVSLAYATLPPRLDARVHAKVLWEETLQPVVAERHCPSDRPGDLRTIGERLPLILPAEATSTRTAIDRWLDDCDLTPPAVIEINQLESIAVLAATGVGWAVIPATLQRPGLMPLPGDACPLPTRQLGLIEPVGRAVNPLSEAFIALVDRIAVSDTAPTAPQTPTFDS, from the coding sequence ATGGGTTCGATTTCCTATGGTTATAGTGAGACGTTTACGGCAATCAGGTTCGTCATGAATCCACACCAACTCGACACCCAGCAATTGCTCACCTTCCTGGCCATCGCCGAGACGGGGTCGTTCTCGGTCGCGGCGGAGCGTTTGCACGTGAGCCAGCCGGCGATATCCAAGAGGCTCTCGCTTCTGGAACAACGGCTTGGCTTCACGCTTTTCGACCGCCTTGGTCAGCGTGTCGTTCTCACCTATCGGGGCGAGCGGCTGCTTCCGGCAGTGCGCGAAATTCAGAGCTGCCTCGACGACATCGTCGCCGCCGCGCAACTCAGCGACGAGCGTCTTAGCGGGCGGCTCGCGCTCTCGCTGAGTCACTACTGCGGCCTTCAACTGCTGCCGGGCGTACTGGAAGAGTTCTCGACCCGTTACCCGGACGTGCTCCTGGACCTGAGTTTTCACGACTCGGAACGGGCGATCGAACAGGTCGCTGTGGGGGATGTATCCCTTGCCTACGCGACTTTGCCGCCTCGTCTCGATGCCCGGGTGCACGCGAAAGTGCTGTGGGAAGAAACGCTACAACCCGTGGTTGCCGAACGGCATTGCCCATCCGACCGTCCCGGCGACCTGCGCACGATCGGCGAGCGCCTGCCCCTGATCCTGCCGGCCGAGGCCACCAGCACGCGCACGGCGATCGACCGGTGGCTCGACGATTGCGACCTGACACCTCCGGCCGTGATCGAGATCAACCAACTCGAATCGATCGCTGTCCTTGCGGCAACCGGCGTGGGCTGGGCCGTGATCCCGGCGACGCTGCAGCGCCCGGGTCTGATGCCGCTCCCCGGGGATGCCTGCCCTCTTCCCACTCGTCAGCTCGGCCTGATCGAGCCGGTCGGGCGCGCCGTCAACCCGCTGAGCGAAGCGTTCATTGCCCTGGTTGATCGGATTGCCGTTTCCGACACTGCTCCAACGGCGCCGCAGACCCCCACTTTCGATTCCTGA
- a CDS encoding HAD-IIB family hydrolase: MTEPLLICTDLDRTLIPNGRQRESPGARERFARLVADPNVVLAYVSGRDERLLRDAIAAYDLPRPDFAIGDVGTTIYRLDGTDWQAWADWHQEIAPDWAGYDRASLARWLEGIDGLQPQEAAKQNTFKLSYYAPMDTDADGLVTSIRQRLEREGIRSSVIWSVDEMNEVGLVDVLPLSATKIHAIRFIQARLGIPAHRTVFAGDSGNDLPALTSDIPAVLVANARAEVKEAARRLAGDSGTSDQLYLARGDFLGMNGNYAAGILEGVAHYYPETLSLMS, from the coding sequence ATGACTGAGCCACTGCTGATCTGTACGGACCTGGATCGCACCCTGATCCCCAACGGTCGTCAACGGGAATCACCGGGCGCTCGTGAGCGTTTCGCCCGGCTGGTTGCCGACCCGAACGTAGTCCTGGCCTACGTGAGCGGCCGCGACGAGAGGTTACTGCGCGACGCCATCGCCGCATACGACCTCCCCAGGCCCGACTTCGCCATCGGCGATGTCGGCACAACCATCTATCGCCTTGACGGCACCGATTGGCAGGCATGGGCGGATTGGCATCAGGAGATCGCTCCCGACTGGGCGGGATACGATCGCGCATCTCTTGCCCGATGGCTGGAGGGAATTGATGGTCTCCAACCGCAGGAAGCCGCCAAGCAGAACACCTTCAAGCTGAGCTATTACGCCCCGATGGACACCGACGCCGACGGGCTGGTCACCTCGATCCGGCAACGCCTGGAAAGGGAAGGCATTCGTTCGAGTGTGATCTGGAGCGTGGATGAAATGAACGAGGTGGGTCTAGTTGACGTACTGCCTCTCAGCGCCACCAAGATCCACGCCATCCGTTTCATCCAGGCCCGCCTCGGCATCCCGGCTCACCGCACCGTCTTTGCCGGTGACAGCGGCAATGATCTTCCCGCCCTGACCAGCGACATCCCGGCCGTGCTCGTGGCAAATGCCCGGGCGGAGGTCAAAGAGGCAGCACGCCGCCTTGCCGGCGATAGCGGGACGTCCGACCAACTGTATCTTGCCCGGGGCGATTTTCTGGGCATGAACGGCAACTATGCGGCCGGCATACTCGAGGGTGTTGCTCACTATTACCCCGAGACGCTCTCGCTGATGTCGTGA
- a CDS encoding amylo-alpha-1,6-glucosidase gives MSEASDLRKEGYEQARELLWQLATDDGFLASTVTHDNYRRIWARDGVIIGLAALMTGIDSLIDTMRKTLKTLADHQGEHGEIPSNVDTRTSRISYGGTTGRVDADLWFVIGCAEYWLATGDDEFLAEMLPSLERVRFLLGAWEFNDRGLIYVPQTGDWADEYLQTGYILYDQLLYLQALRSFCRIHHHVHGSADHQLEDRTTRLRHLIRSNYWFNGVEPEDVYHEVLYHKGREAAPHRESRYWMPFFSPTGYGYRFDAFANVLAGMFGVAEASETEHVDQYIGEITPDQLSLLPAFHPVIEPVDHDWEHLQMMFSYSFKNNPYEFHNGGLWPMITGFYVADLVARGHSVKARRYLDGIHGANALPMDGEPWAFPEFVHGKKLTAGGNRCQGWSAAAAVMAHHAIEGQPLIREAGAWA, from the coding sequence ATGTCCGAAGCGTCCGATCTGCGCAAGGAAGGGTACGAACAGGCGCGTGAGCTGCTCTGGCAGCTGGCGACGGACGACGGCTTTCTGGCGTCGACCGTGACCCATGACAACTATCGTCGCATCTGGGCTCGCGACGGCGTGATAATCGGCCTGGCAGCGCTGATGACCGGGATCGACTCGTTGATCGACACCATGCGCAAGACCTTGAAGACGCTCGCCGACCACCAGGGCGAGCACGGCGAAATACCAAGCAATGTCGATACCAGAACCAGTCGGATCAGCTACGGCGGCACCACCGGCCGGGTCGACGCGGACCTGTGGTTCGTCATCGGTTGCGCGGAATACTGGCTCGCCACCGGTGACGACGAGTTCCTCGCCGAGATGCTGCCCTCGCTCGAACGCGTCCGCTTCCTGCTTGGCGCATGGGAGTTCAATGACCGCGGCCTGATCTATGTGCCCCAGACCGGGGACTGGGCCGATGAGTACCTCCAGACGGGCTACATCCTGTACGACCAGCTTCTTTATCTGCAGGCGCTGCGCTCCTTTTGTCGTATCCACCATCACGTGCACGGCTCGGCAGACCACCAACTGGAAGATCGCACTACTCGGTTGCGCCATCTGATCCGTAGCAACTACTGGTTCAACGGCGTAGAGCCCGAAGATGTCTACCATGAGGTGCTCTACCACAAGGGCAGGGAGGCCGCGCCGCACCGGGAGTCCCGTTACTGGATGCCGTTCTTTTCGCCGACGGGCTACGGCTACCGTTTCGATGCCTTTGCCAACGTGCTGGCCGGTATGTTCGGTGTGGCGGAGGCCAGCGAGACCGAGCACGTCGACCAGTACATCGGCGAGATCACCCCGGACCAGCTGTCGCTCCTCCCGGCATTCCACCCCGTGATCGAGCCCGTCGACCACGACTGGGAGCATCTCCAGATGATGTTTTCCTACAGCTTCAAGAACAATCCGTACGAATTCCACAATGGCGGTCTATGGCCAATGATTACCGGCTTCTACGTGGCGGACCTGGTCGCCCGTGGCCACTCGGTGAAGGCAAGGCGTTACCTTGACGGCATCCACGGTGCCAACGCGTTGCCGATGGACGGCGAGCCCTGGGCGTTCCCGGAGTTCGTGCATGGCAAGAAGCTCACGGCGGGAGGCAATCGTTGTCAGGGATGGAGTGCCGCAGCGGCCGTAATGGCTCATCACGCCATCGAAGGACAGCCGCTGATTCGCGAGGCAGGTGCGTGGGCGTGA